The following are encoded together in the Xanthomonas sacchari genome:
- a CDS encoding beta-galactosidase, producing the protein MKRRAFCRFGLLAPLGLAAMPMLRAAAPASAPVPDGQPHAFGFAQGRFTLDGQPWQIRSGELHPLRIAKADWLHRIRMAKAMGLNTIALYLMWNALETAPGQFDLDSDERDFVGFIRLCQQEGLWVYLRPGPYVCAEWTLGGLPPYLLREANIRLRDRHDARYMEAVQRYIGAIAPRIAPLMASAGGPVLMLQIENEYSMHGSDVGYLQALAALWRAHGVEGPFSLAEGLKDLRRRQAMLPGAALGLDGPDLHDLQAATAFAGQAPVWVSEGYPGWLTHWGEPQFARRDYAPLLRLIAAAGYSFNLYVVHGGTNFGLSAGANAEDDGSQFQPALTSYDYGAPIDEAGRATPAYFALRKIIAAQADMPPPPLPATPRRARFDAVQARPVAALWDNLGPALQTDTPIDNQRLLGQDQGLVLYRRQIGAGQALHLGQVHDYAVVHLDGRELDHVSRVRHPRLHSALQLRLPDAAQDTRELEVLVDSFGHINFGPALGDRKGLLGPVRLDGQELHGWEVRGLALDADPTPSLRPLQAPPQRPGLFFATEFTLDQPGDVHLDMRDWRKGYLWVNGRLLGRYWDIGPQQCLYCPGAWLRAGSNQVLILDLHRLQPGLVRCADGLVPAPATQASAPLPSPQDRACT; encoded by the coding sequence ATGAAACGCCGCGCATTCTGTCGGTTCGGTTTGCTCGCGCCGTTGGGCTTGGCGGCGATGCCGATGCTGCGCGCGGCGGCGCCGGCATCAGCGCCGGTGCCGGATGGACAGCCGCACGCGTTCGGCTTCGCCCAGGGCCGCTTCACGCTGGACGGGCAACCATGGCAGATCCGCAGCGGGGAACTGCATCCGCTACGGATCGCGAAGGCGGATTGGTTGCATCGGATTCGCATGGCCAAGGCGATGGGATTGAACACCATCGCGCTGTATCTGATGTGGAATGCGCTGGAAACGGCGCCGGGACAGTTCGATCTGGACAGCGACGAGCGCGATTTCGTCGGGTTCATCCGGCTGTGCCAGCAGGAGGGACTATGGGTGTATCTGCGCCCGGGTCCATATGTGTGCGCGGAGTGGACGCTGGGCGGGTTGCCGCCGTATCTGCTGCGCGAGGCGAACATCCGTCTGCGCGATCGCCACGATGCGCGCTACATGGAGGCGGTGCAGCGCTACATCGGGGCGATCGCGCCGCGCATCGCGCCGTTGATGGCCAGTGCCGGTGGGCCGGTGCTGATGCTGCAGATCGAGAACGAATACTCGATGCACGGCAGCGACGTCGGCTATCTGCAGGCGCTGGCCGCGCTGTGGCGGGCGCATGGGGTCGAGGGGCCGTTCTCGCTGGCCGAAGGGCTCAAGGATCTGCGGCGGCGCCAGGCGATGCTGCCAGGCGCAGCGCTCGGGCTCGATGGTCCCGATCTGCACGATCTGCAGGCGGCCACCGCGTTCGCCGGGCAGGCGCCGGTGTGGGTGTCCGAGGGCTACCCCGGCTGGCTCACGCATTGGGGCGAGCCACAGTTCGCGCGCCGCGACTATGCGCCGCTGCTGCGCCTCATCGCCGCCGCAGGTTATTCGTTCAATCTGTACGTGGTGCATGGCGGCACCAACTTCGGCCTCAGCGCCGGGGCCAATGCCGAGGACGACGGCTCGCAGTTCCAGCCGGCGCTGACCAGCTACGACTACGGGGCGCCGATCGACGAGGCCGGCCGTGCCACGCCGGCGTACTTCGCGCTGCGCAAGATCATCGCCGCGCAGGCCGACATGCCACCGCCGCCGCTACCAGCCACTCCGCGGCGCGCGCGCTTCGACGCAGTGCAGGCCAGGCCCGTGGCCGCGCTGTGGGACAACCTCGGCCCCGCGCTGCAGACCGACACGCCCATCGATAACCAACGCCTGCTCGGCCAGGACCAGGGCCTGGTGCTGTATCGGCGCCAGATCGGCGCGGGCCAGGCGTTGCACCTGGGACAGGTCCACGACTACGCGGTGGTGCATCTGGACGGCCGCGAACTGGACCACGTGTCGCGGGTGCGGCATCCTCGCCTGCACAGCGCGCTGCAGTTGCGCCTGCCCGATGCAGCGCAGGACACGCGCGAGCTGGAGGTGCTGGTCGACAGTTTCGGCCACATCAACTTCGGCCCGGCGCTGGGCGATCGCAAGGGCCTGCTCGGTCCGGTGCGGCTCGATGGGCAGGAGCTGCATGGCTGGGAGGTGCGCGGGCTGGCGCTGGACGCAGACCCGACGCCGTCGCTGCGCCCGCTGCAGGCGCCGCCGCAGCGCCCGGGTCTGTTCTTCGCCACCGAATTCACCCTCGACCAGCCCGGCGATGTACACCTGGACATGCGCGACTGGCGCAAGGGCTATCTGTGGGTCAACGGGCGCCTGCTCGGCCGCTACTGGGACATCGGCCCGCAGCAATGCCTGTACTGCCCCGGCGCCTGGCTGCGCGCCGGTTCCAACCAGGTGCTGATCCTCGATCTGCATCGCCTGCAACCGGGCCTGGTGCGTTGCGCCGACGGCCTGGTGCCCGCGCCTGCAACGCAGGCCTCCGCTCCCCTTCCCTCCCCGCAGGATCGCGCATGCACATGA